The following proteins are co-located in the Poecile atricapillus isolate bPoeAtr1 chromosome 20, bPoeAtr1.hap1, whole genome shotgun sequence genome:
- the MYMK gene encoding protein myomaker, with translation MGSLVAKLLLPTLSSLAFLPTISIAAKRRFHMEAMVYFFTMFFVAFYHVCDGPGLSVLCFMRYDILEYFSIYGTALSIWVSLMALAEFDEPKRSTFIMFGVLTIAVRIYHNRWGYGVYSGPIGTAVLVITVRWLQKMKEKKGLYPDKSVYTQQIGPGFCFGALALMLRFFFEEWDYTYVHSFYHCALAMALVLLLPKENKKAGSSGTPARLDCSTLCCCV, from the exons ATGGGTTCGCTGgtggccaagctccttctgcCCACCCTCAGCTCCTTGGCCTTCCTTCCCACCATCAGCATCGCGGCCAAGCGGCGTTTCCACATGGAAGCCATGGTTTACTTCTTCACCATGTTCTTCGTGGCG TTTTACCACGTTTGTGACGGCCCCGGGTTATCAGTGCTGTGTTTTATGCGCTACGACATCCTGGAGTACTTCAGCATCTACGGAACAGCCCTGTCCATCTGGGTGTCCCTGATGG ccctggcagagTTTGACGAGCCCAAGAGATCGACCTTCATCATGTTTGGCGTCCTCACCATCGCCGTGAGGATCTACCACAACCGCTGGGGCTACGGCGTCTACTCGGGCCCCATCGGGACGGCCGTGCTGGTCATCACTGTCAGATGG ctgcagaagatgaaggagaagaaaggacTCTACCCTGACAAGAGTGTCTATACCCAACAGATTGGTCCTGGCTTCTGTTTCGGGGCGCTGGCACTGATGCTGAGGTTCTTCTTTGAG gagTGGGATTACACATACGTGCACAGCTTCTACCACTGTGCCTTGGCCAtggccctggtgctgctgctgcccaaggaGAACAAGAAGGCTGGGAGCAGCGGGACCCCTGCCAGGCTGGACTGCTCCAcgctctgctgctgtgtctga